The following are from one region of the Melospiza melodia melodia isolate bMelMel2 chromosome 16, bMelMel2.pri, whole genome shotgun sequence genome:
- the LOC134425557 gene encoding DNA-directed RNA polymerases I and III subunit RPAC2-like yields the protein MAGSGSGPALETIQADGTDGNCVTFVLHDEDHTLGNSLRYMVMKNPDVEFCGYCITHPSESKINFRIQTRGALPAVEPFRKGLNDLMGVCQHVLNTFERSMKEFRAQKEEEMQ from the exons ATggccggcagcggcagcgggcCCGCGCTGGAAACC ATCCAGGCGGATGGGACGGACGGGAACTGCGTCACGTTCGTGCTGCACGACGAGGATCACACCCTGGGCAACTCCCTGCGCTACATGGTCATGAAGAA ccctgacGTGGAGTTCTGTGGCTACTGCATCACACACCCCTCAGAAAGCAAGATCAACTTCAGGATCCAGACCAGAG GGGCCCTTCCTGCTGTGGAGCCATTCCGGAAAGGGCTGAATGACCTGATGGGTGTTTGCCAACACGTGCTCAACACCTTTGAG AGGAGCATGAAGGAGTTCAGGGCAcagaaggaggaggagatgcAGTAG